The Streptomyces sp. HUAS CB01 genome has a segment encoding these proteins:
- the tpiA gene encoding triose-phosphate isomerase has translation MSTRTPLMAGNWKMNLNHLEAIAHVQKLAFALTDKDYDAVDVAVLPPFTDLRSVQTLVDGDKLKITYGAQDLSAHDSGAYTGEISGVMLAKLKCTYAVVGHSERRQYHAESDELCNAKVKAAFRHGLTPILCVGEGLDVRKAGQQVQYTLNQIDGGLKDVTAEQAETLVVAYEPVWAIGTGEVATPEDAQEVCGAIRGRLAELYGQEVADKVRIQYGGSVKANNVAAIMAQPDVDGALVGGASLDVDEFVRIVRFRDQ, from the coding sequence ATGAGCACCCGCACCCCGCTGATGGCGGGCAACTGGAAGATGAACCTCAACCACCTCGAGGCCATCGCGCACGTCCAGAAGCTCGCTTTCGCCCTGACCGACAAGGACTACGACGCCGTGGACGTCGCGGTCCTGCCCCCCTTCACCGACCTGCGCTCCGTGCAGACCCTGGTGGACGGCGACAAGCTGAAGATCACCTATGGCGCCCAGGACCTCTCGGCGCACGACTCCGGCGCGTACACCGGTGAGATCTCCGGCGTCATGCTCGCCAAGCTGAAGTGCACCTACGCGGTCGTCGGTCACTCCGAGCGACGCCAGTACCACGCCGAGTCCGACGAGCTGTGCAACGCCAAGGTGAAGGCCGCGTTCCGGCACGGTCTGACCCCGATCCTCTGCGTCGGCGAGGGCCTCGACGTCCGCAAGGCCGGCCAGCAGGTCCAGTACACGCTGAACCAGATCGACGGCGGCCTGAAGGACGTCACGGCCGAGCAGGCCGAGACCCTCGTCGTCGCCTACGAGCCCGTCTGGGCCATCGGCACCGGCGAGGTCGCCACCCCCGAGGACGCCCAGGAGGTCTGCGGGGCCATCCGCGGCCGGCTGGCCGAGCTGTACGGCCAGGAGGTGGCCGACAAGGTCCGGATCCAGTACGGCGGCTCGGTGAAGGCGAACAACGTGGCGGCGATCATGGCCCAGCCGGACGTCGACGGCGCCCTGGTCGGCGGCGCGTCCCTCGACGTGGACGAGTTCGTCAGGATCGTGCGTTTCCGGGACCAGTGA
- a CDS encoding RNA polymerase-binding protein RbpA, with protein sequence MASGNAIRGSRVGAGPMGEAERGESAPRLRVSFWCSNGHETQPSFASDAQVPDSWDCPRCGFPAGQDRDNPPDPPRTEPYKTHLAYVRERRSDADGEAILAEALAKLRGEI encoded by the coding sequence GTGGCAAGTGGCAACGCGATCCGGGGAAGCCGGGTCGGGGCGGGGCCGATGGGGGAGGCAGAGCGGGGCGAGTCCGCGCCGCGTCTCCGCGTCTCCTTCTGGTGCTCGAACGGGCACGAGACGCAGCCGAGCTTCGCCAGTGACGCGCAGGTTCCGGACAGCTGGGACTGCCCGCGCTGCGGGTTCCCGGCCGGCCAGGACCGGGACAACCCGCCGGACCCGCCGCGTACCGAGCCGTACAAGACGCATCTGGCGTACGTGCGCGAGCGGCGCAGCGACGCGGACGGCGAGGCGATCCTCGCCGAGGCGCTCGCGAAGCTCCGGGGCGAGATCTGA
- the pgi gene encoding glucose-6-phosphate isomerase: MNAIRLNRRPEWAALTKHREQMADTHLRELFAADPERGSRYTLRAGDLHLDYSKHRVTDETLALLRDLAAATGVAELRDAMFRGEKINITEDRAVLHIALRAPRDAVIEVDGENVVPAVHAVLDRMSAFAEQIRSGRWTGHTGKPVKNIVNVGIGGSDLGPAMAYEALRAYTARDLTFRFVSNVDGADLYEAVHDLDPAETLFVIASKTFTTVETITNATTARDWLLSGLGAGQEAVAKHFVALSTNAEKVADFGIDTANMFEFWDWVGGRYSYDSAIGLSLMIAIGPERFREMLDGFHLVDEHFRTAPPEQNAPMLMGLLGIWYDDFFDAQSHAVLPYSHYLSKFTAYLQQLDMESNGKSVDREGEPVDWQTGPVVWGTPGTNGQHAYYQLIHQGTKLVPADFIGFADPVDELPAGPAGHHDLLMANFFAQTQALAFGKTPEEVRAEGVPEELVPHKTFRGNHPTTTILAGKLTPSVLGQLVALYEHKVFVQGAVWNIDSFDQWGVELGKVLAKRLEPVLTEGRGGEDLDSSTAALVSAYRTLRGRSPLDGGA, from the coding sequence ATGAACGCAATCCGGCTCAACCGGAGGCCCGAGTGGGCTGCTCTGACCAAGCACCGTGAGCAGATGGCGGACACGCATCTGCGGGAGTTGTTCGCCGCCGACCCCGAGCGCGGCAGCCGGTACACCCTGCGGGCCGGCGATCTGCATCTCGACTACTCCAAGCACCGGGTGACCGACGAGACGCTGGCGCTGCTGCGCGACCTCGCCGCCGCCACCGGTGTCGCGGAGCTGCGGGACGCCATGTTCCGCGGCGAGAAGATCAACATCACGGAGGACCGGGCGGTGCTGCACATCGCGCTCCGGGCACCCCGTGACGCGGTCATCGAGGTCGACGGCGAGAACGTGGTGCCCGCCGTGCACGCCGTGCTCGACAGGATGAGCGCCTTCGCCGAGCAGATCCGTTCGGGCCGCTGGACCGGCCACACCGGGAAGCCCGTCAAGAACATCGTCAACGTCGGCATCGGCGGCTCCGACCTCGGCCCCGCGATGGCCTACGAGGCGCTGCGCGCCTACACCGCACGGGATCTGACGTTCCGTTTCGTCTCGAACGTGGACGGGGCCGATCTGTACGAGGCGGTCCACGACCTCGACCCCGCGGAGACGCTGTTCGTCATCGCCTCCAAGACGTTCACCACCGTCGAGACCATCACCAACGCCACCACCGCCCGCGACTGGCTCCTGAGCGGGCTCGGCGCGGGCCAGGAGGCCGTGGCCAAGCACTTCGTCGCGCTGTCCACCAACGCGGAGAAGGTCGCCGACTTCGGCATCGACACGGCGAACATGTTCGAGTTCTGGGACTGGGTCGGCGGCCGCTACTCGTACGACTCGGCGATCGGCCTCTCGCTGATGATCGCCATCGGCCCGGAGCGCTTCCGCGAGATGCTCGACGGGTTCCACCTCGTCGACGAGCACTTCCGCACGGCCCCGCCGGAGCAGAACGCGCCGATGCTGATGGGACTTCTCGGCATCTGGTACGACGACTTCTTCGACGCCCAGTCGCACGCGGTCCTGCCGTACTCGCACTATCTGAGCAAGTTCACGGCGTATCTGCAGCAGTTGGACATGGAGTCGAACGGCAAGTCCGTCGACCGCGAGGGCGAGCCCGTCGACTGGCAGACGGGGCCCGTCGTCTGGGGCACGCCGGGCACCAACGGGCAGCACGCCTACTACCAGTTGATCCACCAGGGCACCAAGCTCGTTCCGGCCGACTTCATCGGCTTCGCCGATCCCGTCGACGAACTGCCGGCCGGGCCGGCGGGCCATCACGACCTGCTGATGGCCAACTTCTTCGCCCAGACCCAGGCGCTGGCCTTCGGCAAGACCCCGGAGGAGGTACGGGCGGAGGGCGTGCCGGAGGAACTGGTTCCGCACAAGACGTTCCGCGGCAACCACCCGACCACCACCATCCTCGCCGGGAAGCTGACGCCCTCCGTCCTCGGCCAGCTCGTCGCGCTCTACGAGCACAAGGTCTTCGTCCAGGGCGCCGTCTGGAACATCGACTCCTTCGACCAGTGGGGCGTCGAACTCGGCAAGGTCCTGGCCAAGCGCCTGGAGCCCGTCCTCACCGAGGGCCGCGGCGGCGAGGACCTCGACAGCTCCACCGCGGCGCTGGTGTCCGCGTACCGCACGCTGCGCGGCCGGAGCCCGCTGGACGGCGGGGCGTAG
- the opcA gene encoding glucose-6-phosphate dehydrogenase assembly protein OpcA, producing MKIDLTDTTSGKINKALVQGRRAIGTPAVGMVLTLVIVTDEENAYDALKAANEAAREHPSRKLVVIKRVSRSPRDRAKARLDAEVRVGADAGTGETVVLRLYGEVADHAQSVVLPLLLPDAPVVVWWPVNAPVNPASDPLGALAQRRVTDTYACEQPIAELTARADAYTPGDTDLSWTRITPWRSMLAAALDQVDWRVTGAEVEGEEFNPSCELLGMWLGDRLDVPVTRTVSGGPGLTAVRLLTGSGTIVLDRADGSLATLSIEGQPDRAVALKRRDTAELMAEELRRLDPDDIYAATLRFGVDRLNEEGAAAGDGSTARKAAAKRPDAVAGKSGETSGEKAPAKAPAKKAASK from the coding sequence ATGAAGATCGACCTTACGGACACCACCTCCGGCAAGATCAACAAGGCGCTGGTGCAGGGCCGGCGGGCCATCGGCACCCCGGCCGTCGGCATGGTCCTCACCCTCGTCATCGTCACCGACGAGGAGAACGCCTACGACGCGCTGAAGGCGGCCAACGAGGCGGCCCGCGAGCACCCCTCGCGCAAGCTCGTCGTCATCAAGCGCGTCTCCCGCTCGCCGCGCGACCGGGCCAAGGCGCGCCTGGACGCCGAGGTGCGGGTCGGCGCGGACGCGGGCACCGGTGAGACGGTCGTCCTGCGGCTCTACGGCGAGGTCGCCGACCACGCCCAGTCGGTGGTGCTGCCGCTGCTGCTGCCGGACGCGCCGGTCGTGGTGTGGTGGCCGGTGAACGCGCCGGTCAATCCGGCCTCCGACCCGCTGGGCGCGCTGGCCCAGCGCCGGGTCACCGACACCTACGCCTGCGAGCAGCCCATCGCCGAGCTGACCGCCCGCGCCGACGCCTACACCCCGGGCGACACGGATCTGTCCTGGACCCGCATCACCCCGTGGCGCTCGATGCTGGCGGCCGCGCTGGACCAGGTGGACTGGCGGGTCACCGGGGCCGAGGTCGAGGGCGAGGAGTTCAACCCGAGCTGCGAACTGCTCGGGATGTGGCTCGGCGACCGGCTGGACGTACCGGTGACGCGCACGGTCTCCGGCGGTCCCGGACTCACGGCCGTTCGGCTGCTGACGGGCAGCGGCACGATCGTGCTGGACCGGGCGGACGGCTCGCTGGCGACGCTGTCCATCGAGGGCCAGCCGGACCGCGCGGTGGCGCTGAAGCGACGTGACACCGCCGAGCTGATGGCCGAGGAGCTGCGGCGGCTGGACCCGGACGACATCTACGCCGCGACGCTGCGGTTCGGGGTCGACCGGCTCAACGAGGAGGGCGCCGCGGCCGGCGACGGCTCCACCGCGAGGAAGGCCGCGGCGAAGCGCCCGGACGCGGTCGCGGGGAAGTCCGGGGAGACGAGCGGGGAGAAGGCCCCCGCGAAGGCACCGGCGAAGAAGGCGGCGTCGAAGTGA
- a CDS encoding PH domain-containing protein, with protein sequence MTGEGTVRLRPPNNALNERAVTWWRSQCLLTTAVPVAVLAVLGAFIGPARTWLWFAAGALAVLGLAGTAFLPSWWYRVHRWEVTDEAVYVRTGALWQEWRIAPMSRIQTVDTVRGPLEQLFRLATVTVTTASSKGALRIAGLDHEAAATLAEQLTRITQATPGDAT encoded by the coding sequence ATGACGGGGGAGGGGACCGTGCGGCTGAGGCCGCCGAACAACGCGCTGAACGAACGGGCCGTCACCTGGTGGCGGTCGCAGTGCCTGCTGACGACGGCGGTGCCGGTGGCGGTGCTCGCCGTCCTCGGCGCGTTCATCGGGCCCGCCAGGACCTGGCTGTGGTTCGCGGCCGGGGCCCTGGCGGTGCTGGGCCTGGCCGGCACGGCCTTCCTCCCCTCCTGGTGGTACCGGGTCCACCGCTGGGAGGTCACGGACGAGGCCGTGTACGTCCGCACGGGCGCCCTCTGGCAGGAGTGGCGGATCGCCCCGATGTCGCGGATCCAGACCGTCGACACCGTGCGCGGCCCGCTGGAACAGCTCTTCCGGCTGGCCACCGTCACCGTCACCACCGCCTCCTCCAAGGGCGCGCTCCGGATCGCGGGCCTGGACCACGAGGCCGCCGCCACACTGGCCGAGCAGCTGACGCGGATCACCCAGGCCACCCCCGGGGACGCCACATGA
- the tal gene encoding transaldolase: MTDALKRLSDEGVAIWLDDLSRKRITSGNLAELIDQQHVVGVTTNPSIFQKAISSGDGYEPQVSDLATRRVTVEEALRMITTADVRDAADVLRPVFDATGGQDGRVSIEVDPRLAHNTAATVAEAKQLAWLVDRPNTFIKIPATRAGLPAITEVIGLGISVNVTLIFSLERYRAVMDAYLAGLEKAKAAGLDLSKIRSVASFFVSRVDTEIDKRLDTLGTDEAKQLRGKAALANARLAYQAYEEVFGSADSSTPPSERWAALDRAQANAQRPLWASTGVKDPAYPDTMYVDQLVAPGTVNTMPEATLEATADHGRITGDTVRGTYEQARAELDALEKLGIAYDDVVQLLEDEGVEKFEASWNDLLKSTEAELQRLAPSEG, encoded by the coding sequence ATGACAGACGCACTCAAGCGCCTCTCCGACGAAGGCGTCGCGATCTGGCTCGACGACCTGTCGCGCAAGCGCATCACGTCCGGCAACCTGGCCGAGCTCATCGACCAGCAGCACGTCGTGGGCGTCACCACCAACCCGTCCATCTTCCAGAAGGCCATCTCGTCCGGCGACGGTTACGAGCCGCAGGTCTCCGACCTCGCCACCCGCCGGGTGACCGTCGAGGAGGCCCTGCGCATGATCACCACCGCGGACGTGCGCGACGCCGCGGACGTGCTGCGGCCGGTCTTCGACGCGACGGGCGGACAGGACGGCCGCGTGTCGATCGAGGTCGACCCGCGCCTGGCGCACAACACGGCGGCCACCGTCGCCGAGGCCAAGCAGCTGGCCTGGCTGGTGGACCGGCCGAACACATTCATCAAGATCCCGGCCACACGGGCCGGTCTTCCGGCGATCACCGAGGTCATCGGCCTCGGCATCAGCGTCAACGTCACGCTGATCTTCTCGCTGGAGCGCTACCGCGCGGTCATGGACGCCTACCTGGCCGGTCTGGAGAAGGCGAAGGCCGCGGGCCTGGACCTGTCGAAGATCCGTTCTGTGGCGTCGTTCTTCGTGTCCCGCGTGGACACCGAGATCGACAAGCGGCTGGACACCCTGGGCACCGACGAGGCGAAGCAGCTGCGCGGCAAGGCGGCCCTCGCCAACGCGCGGCTCGCCTACCAGGCGTACGAGGAGGTGTTCGGCTCGGCGGACTCGTCGACGCCGCCGTCGGAGCGCTGGGCGGCCCTCGACAGGGCGCAGGCCAACGCGCAGCGTCCGCTGTGGGCCTCGACCGGCGTCAAGGACCCGGCGTACCCGGACACGATGTACGTGGACCAGCTGGTCGCCCCGGGCACGGTCAACACCATGCCGGAGGCCACGCTGGAGGCGACCGCCGACCACGGGCGGATCACGGGCGACACGGTGCGCGGGACGTACGAGCAGGCCCGTGCCGAGCTCGACGCCCTCGAGAAGCTCGGGATCGCGTACGACGACGTCGTCCAGCTGCTCGAGGACGAGGGCGTCGAGAAGTTCGAGGCGTCCTGGAACGACCTGCTCAAGTCGACCGAGGCGGAGCTCCAGCGCCTCGCTCCTTCGGAGGGCTGA
- a CDS encoding PH domain-containing protein, whose product MSTPGGPDEDWRGLDRRTVLVTAAVMAGVAGGAGLPVLLGLAGSMPWWQALGWVLAGALVLVALATGADWLRWRRTRYRIGPERAELHTGLLLVKRRSLARERIRTVDLTAHPLLRILGLVKVRIGTGEHTGGGESTLELDPVSRAEGERLRRELLARAAEEAPEADREGTLAVLDPRWIRYAPVSFVAPLLGGAAVGAVMQVSEWFGVQAQVIDWVGERFRDTPLLWTVVVLAALALVAGVVGALGLWLEMWFGYRLEREPGGTLRVRRGLFTSRSLSIEERRLRGVELVEPLGVRLCGAARVDAVATGLVKDDEDKNADHRTLLPPVPGPVADAVVARVLREGVPPTGAHLTAHPRAARSRRLRWALAAALVPVLVLVVLGLCLTDALLYAAAACAAVALPLAVLLALDAYRSLGHALEGDYLVARCGTVRRGTVALRRGGVIGWTLKQSWFQRRAGLLTLTATTAAGDGAYPVYDADGHEILDFAARAVPGLLEPFLERPGDPGAPSGG is encoded by the coding sequence ATGAGCACCCCGGGCGGGCCGGACGAGGACTGGCGGGGGCTCGACCGGCGCACGGTGCTCGTCACGGCCGCCGTGATGGCGGGCGTGGCGGGCGGTGCCGGACTGCCCGTCCTGCTCGGTCTCGCCGGGAGCATGCCGTGGTGGCAGGCGCTCGGCTGGGTGCTCGCCGGGGCCCTGGTGCTCGTCGCCCTGGCCACGGGCGCGGACTGGCTGCGCTGGCGGCGCACGCGGTACCGCATCGGTCCCGAGCGCGCCGAACTGCACACCGGACTGCTGCTGGTGAAGCGGCGCTCCCTGGCGCGCGAACGCATTCGCACCGTCGATCTGACGGCCCATCCGCTACTGCGGATACTCGGCCTGGTCAAGGTGCGGATCGGCACCGGAGAACACACCGGGGGCGGGGAGTCCACCCTGGAACTCGACCCGGTCTCCCGGGCCGAGGGCGAGCGGCTGCGCCGGGAGCTGCTGGCCCGCGCCGCCGAGGAGGCACCGGAGGCGGACCGGGAAGGGACGCTGGCGGTCCTCGACCCCCGCTGGATCCGCTATGCGCCGGTCTCCTTCGTCGCCCCCCTGCTCGGCGGAGCGGCGGTCGGCGCGGTGATGCAGGTGAGCGAGTGGTTCGGGGTGCAGGCCCAGGTCATCGACTGGGTCGGGGAGCGGTTCCGGGACACCCCGCTGCTCTGGACGGTCGTGGTGCTGGCCGCACTCGCCCTGGTCGCCGGAGTCGTCGGAGCGCTCGGCCTCTGGCTGGAGATGTGGTTCGGCTACCGGCTGGAACGCGAGCCGGGCGGCACGCTGCGGGTCCGCCGGGGCCTGTTCACGTCCCGCTCGCTGTCGATCGAGGAGCGGCGGCTGCGGGGAGTGGAACTGGTCGAGCCCCTCGGAGTGCGGCTGTGCGGCGCCGCACGGGTGGACGCCGTGGCGACCGGCCTGGTCAAGGACGACGAGGACAAGAACGCCGACCACAGGACGCTGCTCCCGCCCGTGCCCGGGCCCGTGGCCGACGCCGTCGTGGCCCGGGTGCTGCGGGAGGGGGTCCCGCCGACGGGCGCGCACCTCACCGCGCATCCGCGTGCGGCGCGCTCGCGCAGACTGCGCTGGGCGCTCGCGGCGGCCCTCGTGCCGGTCCTGGTCCTCGTCGTGCTCGGGCTGTGCCTGACGGACGCCCTGCTGTACGCGGCCGCGGCGTGCGCGGCCGTGGCCTTGCCGCTCGCGGTGCTGCTGGCCCTGGACGCCTACCGGAGCCTGGGTCATGCGCTGGAAGGCGACTATCTGGTCGCCCGCTGCGGGACCGTCCGGCGGGGCACGGTGGCGCTGCGGCGCGGCGGTGTCATCGGCTGGACGCTGAAGCAGTCGTGGTTCCAGCGGCGTGCCGGGCTGCTCACCCTGACCGCGACGACGGCGGCGGGCGACGGCGCGTACCCGGTGTACGACGCCGACGGGCACGAGATCCTGGACTTCGCCGCCCGGGCGGTGCCGGGCCTGCTGGAGCCGTTCCTCGAACGGCCCGGCGACCCCGGCGCGCCGTCCGGCGGGTGA
- the zwf gene encoding glucose-6-phosphate dehydrogenase yields MTPAHGANPLRDAADRRLPRIAGPSGLVIFGVTGDLSRKKLMPAVYDLANRGLLPPGFSLVGFARREWDDQDFAHEVHEAVKEHSRTPFREEVWQQLIQGMRFVPGEFDDDDAFETLKKTITELDQEQGTGGNFAFYLSVPPKFFPKVVKQLKKHGLAEQKDGAWRRAVIEKPFGHDLASAMELNSLVHDVFEPDQVFRIDHYLGKETVQNILALRFANTLFEPIWNRSYVDHVQITMAEDIGIGGRAGYYDGIGAARDVIQNHLLQLLALTAMEEPASFEADSLAAEKTKVLGAVKLPRDLAAGTVRAQYGAGWQGGEKVVGYLEEEGIDPGSKTDTYAAIKLEIDNRRWAGVPFYLRTGKRLGRRVTEIAVVFQRAPHSPFDRTATQELGQNALVIRVQPDEGVTLRFGSKVPGTSMEVRDVSMDFAYGESFTESSPEAYERLILDVLLGDSNLFPRVGEVELSWKILDPIEEFWEKHGRPAQYPAGTWGPVEADEMLARDGRSWRRP; encoded by the coding sequence TTGACTCCCGCACACGGAGCGAATCCGCTTCGTGACGCCGCGGACCGACGGCTCCCGCGCATCGCGGGGCCGTCGGGCCTGGTGATCTTCGGCGTCACGGGCGATTTGTCACGGAAAAAGCTGATGCCCGCTGTGTACGATCTCGCGAACCGCGGGCTCCTGCCGCCGGGCTTCTCCCTCGTCGGCTTCGCCCGACGCGAGTGGGACGACCAGGACTTCGCGCACGAGGTCCACGAAGCGGTGAAGGAGCACTCGCGCACTCCCTTCCGGGAGGAGGTCTGGCAGCAGCTCATCCAGGGCATGCGCTTCGTCCCCGGCGAGTTCGACGACGACGACGCGTTCGAGACCCTGAAGAAGACCATCACGGAACTCGACCAGGAGCAGGGGACGGGCGGCAACTTCGCCTTCTACCTCTCGGTACCGCCGAAGTTCTTCCCCAAGGTCGTCAAGCAGCTGAAGAAGCACGGCCTCGCGGAGCAGAAGGACGGCGCGTGGCGGCGCGCCGTCATCGAGAAGCCCTTCGGCCACGACCTGGCGTCCGCGATGGAGCTCAACTCGCTCGTCCACGACGTGTTCGAGCCGGACCAGGTCTTCCGCATCGACCACTACCTGGGCAAGGAGACCGTCCAGAACATCCTGGCGCTCCGCTTCGCCAACACCCTCTTCGAGCCGATCTGGAACCGGTCGTACGTCGACCACGTGCAGATCACCATGGCCGAGGACATCGGCATCGGCGGCCGCGCAGGCTACTACGACGGCATCGGCGCCGCGCGCGACGTCATCCAGAACCACCTGCTCCAGCTGCTCGCGCTGACCGCGATGGAGGAGCCCGCCTCCTTCGAGGCGGACTCGCTGGCGGCGGAGAAGACCAAAGTGCTGGGCGCGGTGAAGCTGCCCAGGGACCTGGCCGCAGGCACCGTGCGCGCGCAGTACGGGGCCGGCTGGCAGGGCGGCGAGAAGGTGGTCGGCTATCTGGAGGAGGAGGGCATCGACCCCGGCTCCAAGACCGACACCTACGCGGCGATAAAGCTGGAGATCGACAACCGGCGCTGGGCGGGCGTGCCGTTCTACCTGCGCACCGGCAAGCGGCTCGGCCGCCGCGTCACCGAGATCGCGGTCGTCTTCCAGCGCGCGCCGCACTCCCCCTTCGACCGCACGGCCACCCAGGAGCTCGGGCAGAACGCCCTGGTCATCCGGGTCCAGCCGGACGAGGGCGTGACCCTGCGCTTCGGCTCGAAGGTGCCCGGCACCTCCATGGAGGTCAGGGACGTCTCCATGGACTTCGCCTACGGCGAGTCCTTCACGGAGTCCAGCCCGGAGGCGTACGAGCGGCTGATCCTCGATGTGCTGCTCGGCGACTCCAACCTCTTCCCGAGGGTCGGGGAGGTCGAGCTGTCCTGGAAGATCCTCGACCCGATCGAGGAGTTCTGGGAGAAGCACGGCAGGCCCGCGCAGTACCCAGCCGGGACGTGGGGTCCGGTCGAGGCGGACGAAATGCTCGCACGAGACGGACGGAGCTGGCGCCGGCCATGA
- the pgl gene encoding 6-phosphogluconolactonase, which translates to MSAPQLVVHRDKELMAQAAAARLITKIVDAQAARGSASVVLTGGRNGNGLLAALAAAPARDAVDWSRLDLWWGDERFLPEGDPERNVTQARKALLDSVPLDPARVHPMPASGGQYGNDADAAAASYAEELAAAAGPEHYRSAASAAGGDVPAFDVLMLGVGPDTHVASLFPELPAVRETERTVVGVHGAPKPPPTRISLTLPAIRAAREVWLLAAGEDKANAARIALSGAGEIQAPAAGAYGRSRTLWLLDAAAASQLPRDLYPPASA; encoded by the coding sequence GTGAGCGCCCCCCAACTCGTCGTCCACCGCGACAAGGAGCTGATGGCCCAGGCCGCGGCGGCCCGGCTGATCACGAAAATCGTGGACGCCCAGGCCGCCCGGGGCTCGGCGTCGGTGGTCCTCACCGGCGGGCGCAACGGCAACGGTCTGCTGGCCGCGCTCGCCGCGGCACCCGCGCGGGACGCCGTCGACTGGTCGAGGCTCGACCTGTGGTGGGGCGACGAGCGCTTCCTCCCCGAAGGGGATCCGGAGCGCAATGTCACCCAGGCCCGCAAGGCGCTGCTGGACTCGGTACCGCTGGACCCGGCCCGGGTGCATCCGATGCCCGCGTCGGGCGGACAGTACGGCAACGACGCGGACGCGGCAGCCGCCTCGTACGCGGAGGAGCTGGCCGCCGCCGCGGGTCCCGAGCACTACCGGTCGGCGGCTTCCGCCGCGGGCGGCGATGTGCCGGCGTTCGACGTCCTGATGCTGGGCGTGGGGCCGGACACGCACGTCGCCTCCCTGTTCCCCGAGCTGCCGGCGGTGCGGGAGACCGAGCGCACGGTCGTCGGTGTCCACGGCGCGCCCAAGCCCCCGCCGACACGCATCTCCCTGACGCTCCCGGCGATCCGGGCGGCCCGCGAGGTGTGGCTGCTCGCGGCCGGCGAGGACAAGGCGAACGCCGCGCGCATCGCCCTGTCGGGCGCCGGGGAGATCCAGGCCCCGGCGGCCGGTGCGTACGGCAGGTCGAGGACGCTGTGGCTCCTGGACGCCGCGGCCGCCTCCCAGCTGCCGCGCGATCTCTATCCGCCCGCCTCCGCCTGA
- the secG gene encoding preprotein translocase subunit SecG: MGFSIALIVFSLLLMLLVLMHKGKGGGLSDMFGGGMQSSVGGSSVAERNLDRITIVVGLMWFACIVVLALLMKLGG, translated from the coding sequence ATGGGGTTCTCGATCGCCCTGATCGTCTTCAGCCTGCTGCTGATGCTGCTGGTGCTGATGCACAAGGGGAAGGGCGGCGGCCTCTCCGACATGTTCGGTGGCGGTATGCAGTCGTCCGTCGGCGGCTCCTCGGTCGCCGAGCGCAACCTGGACCGCATCACCATCGTGGTCGGCCTGATGTGGTTCGCGTGCATTGTCGTACTTGCCCTGCTGATGAAGCTGGGCGGCTGA